AAAAGGGAAGGAAGTGACGTCTGCGCGGATAATGGCAAGAATGCCTTATTTTATACCTtatacttatattttattttcctttatgaGTATAACTAACATTATATGATTGTTATTGCCTCATCCCACAGACTTCGCACACCAATACTCTGAATGCACAAGTTCAAGCAGGCTGCAGTTCACTTTACAGCCAAAGGGGCCAGTAATGAGAAGGAATGTCAGATTCCTTTAATATTCAGCTGATAGAACAGCTATATTTGATTAGCAAGAAGTGAAACAACATTTAACAACACTGCTGCATCAGAGGCTATTGGGTTTGTTGCGCAGCAAGCATTCACACATCTGAATTCATCTTTGTCTTATGTAATGTATAAATAGATGCATTCGGCAAAACACATTTACTGAATGGCATTTGTGAAACGATGAGTCATTTGAAAGACGGTTTAGTGATCGCACTCAGGCCTCAAATACTTCTCATAGGCAGTTCACATAGCTGTCGACATGGTAACCCATACGGTAAAACAAGCAGTGATACCATTATTGGAACCACACCCTCTGAAATGATGTCATGGTGTCACCAGTGGCAGAGTCTTTGATTGTGTCGCAACACATCCATGCTTGCTGGGCTGACACGTTTCCCGTCAGGAGGATCGTGTGGTCTTCCCCATTCACACGGAGTGACGGAAGACCCTGAAAAGGCCGCTGTTCCATCACGCATTATGACCGTGGCTGCGGCATAATACGAGATTTATATGGCGAGCCCGTCGGcaaacctgacacacacacaattgtgtaCATATGTACCTACCAATTATATCTAAATATACAATTTGAATGCATGGACTCATATACACACTGCAAATGTCCCTCTCTAACATATATCCGTCCCACACACATGTCCTCAATAGGTTGATAAATACCCCTTGGATCTATTTAAGTTTAAGGTGTCCCAATCTAGCTGTCAGCTGCTGGTTATTATCACATGACATTTCTATTAGCTTTTAAATATGTGTGGTGGTCGTtactgtgcatgtgcgtatgaGTATTTATGATGTGTATGCaggtatgactgtgtgtgtgtgtgtgtgtgtgtgtgtgtgtgtgtgtgtgtgtgtgtgtgtgtgtgtgtgtgtgtgtgtgtgtgtgtgtgtgtgtgtgtgattttgtgtgtatgtgtctgtgtgtatctgtacgtgtgtgttgtgtattcaGATCCAATTAAGTAAAGAGAGGTTCTAGCAAAATAACTCCTAGTAGCACCCCATTTGTAGCTGACCCTATGTTAACTTATATTGATGGACCAAGACCCACTTCCTCTATCATCATGGATTCTCAAACAGCTGATCTCATGGGGCATCTGCACAAGCTGTGGCAGCTGGGAAATAATCTGTGTTTTCCAGCGTGGAAATAGACTAGCTTTAAGCTTCATTCCTCACCTTGATCATCCTTCAGGTTGAGACCAGCCTTCACTCTGCTGGAGTCAGATAACCAGGTGACGTCTAAATAGGCTGGGAACGGGAGATTGTTTGTCGCATACAAATGATCAGATGCATATCAGACGATATTCACTTTTTGAATCCTATGAACAAATTTCAGGCAAACTGGTCGGAAATAGTTGTATCTGATATGCATGGAGTAGTTGTGTGCTCATGGCTAGCAAAAATGCTAGTTTTGCTTATTAGAGGATATTTGGTCTATTTCCTTTCTCTAGCATTTGCCATCTCAATGGAGTTAGAGACAACGTGGCTGGAGAAGAACAATCCACAAAAAGCAGGACAGGAATAAAGTTTCAGCTAATGGGAAAGTGTAAGTCTGCCCAGTAGAAACGGAGAGAGTGGACTATTTGGAGTTTGGTTAAGTTAGAATTATGGTTTATTATATGAACAAATCTCACTTGTGCTGTTCTTGTAGAGTTGTTGTTTTGTGCCAAAGGTAACCATATTCCATGAAACAAAGTTTTACCTCTAGCTCCTTCCTTGACCTTTTTAATGCATGTCTACAGTCAAAACACCAAATGAGATCATCGACAAGATTGCAAAAATATAGAAGCGCAAATGCGGTTGATAAAGATTAGATTATCGTGTCTTCAGGACATATTCTGAAAAGAATAGCAATTGTTCTGGCctcaataaatacacaaaacaaaacccatACAATTAATTTCTCCATTTAGCTTCATTGCTAGCGTATATAGATGTAGATGTATAACAACAAATCAAAACACAGTTAAACATTTATAAACATCAAACCTACCCTGCCTTTTGATTGTATTAAACTGCAGTTCAGTGAGAGTGAGCGTCAGTGGCTGATCGATGGTGGCAGTAGGCTGCGGCCGGGCCTGAGGCTGGTTTCAGCTCAGCCTATGGTCACTCACTTCCCTCACTAAATGTTTTTCCCTTTTTGTCTTTCTAACTCTAACAAAAACCAACACAAAAATGTATACAACATCCACAGAATATTACATTTcacaattataatataatatacagacggacggacggacggacggacggacggacggacggacggacggacggacggacggacggacggacggacggacagacagacagacagacagacagacagacaagaatGGCCataagagagaggaacagagctggagagctagagagagagagagaaagagagagagagagagagagcgagagagagagagagagagagagagagagagagagagagagagagagcgagagagggaaagagggggagtGATCTAAACAGATAAGGCCGGGGTCTGAGGGGAAAAGCCAATAGTCAGGCCCATGAGATCAGACGTTGAGGAACATGCCACAGGCGACCTCACCCTACGCTACCCACCGCCAAACTACCGCCTAATCTCCATGGCATCGGCCCCAAATGTCAGGGCGGCTGGTGAACTCTTTAATGGGgaagatgtggggggggggaggagtttgTAAGTCAAACAATATTATACAACTGCTGTTTATTCAGTGgaataagtgtttgtgtgtcattctAATAAGAGTTGGACcttacatttttttcatttttatgttGACTTCTCCATCAACAAAAGAAATGTAGCACACACCCGCACAAGCGCACAAATGAAACATGTGTATTTGTGGTAACAGAACCGGTCCAAGTGAGCCTGAGAACCAGTGAATCACTGTGGGTTGAAGTCTATTTAAAGACAGTGGATTGGCATTAAAACAACAGAGCTGTTTGCCAGTCACATAGCTTTAATTTGAAAAGACTATATTTGaccatatcaaaacacaatcGTACATGTCAATATATTGCAAACAAGTGGAACTTTCTCGTTCTCATTGAGACGTTATGGACATCGGGGAAGGGAGGACGAAGGATTGGATGATCTTCAACTGCTGTTTCTTTACTGCACATCACAGGGTAACCCACACTCATGTTAAGCTCAACCCGTTGGCCTTATTGGCCCCATGAGACAAGGGACTGGAACCAAAGCCATGGCCAGACCCCaccactctgaccctgaccACTCAGATCTTAACCACCTGACCTCATCGCCCTCGCATGACCACCGCCatcagggagaaggagaaggagctcAGAGGCGTTGCTAGGCAGAGGCCACCCAGGCGGTCGCCGAGGGCCCTAAtctgcaagggggggggggagcaattCGTTGCCTGCCCccatgtatatatttgtattattaaaacaattaaaaggaTTTTTCTTTTACCCCGTTTCTCCAAATATTAGTCGTGGTCGATTCCTGACTTATTTAATTCTTATCTATGAGCTGAAGATGAGTTagcgggggaggggccaggtGGGGACGTCAGTGCACTAGTTGGCATTTCACCGTCTGCATTGGTTTAGATGATCTGCTGCTGGTCTGACCTGACCTGTAGCCTACTAAATTAAAAGATCAGAgcctttgtatttattttgtgacGTGTTTATAGTAGGGGGGGATGACTTCGGAGAACGGGAGGACTTCCAGGAGACAGCAATAAGAGAGAACATAAGTATCGGACTTACTCACACGTCACACTCTTCCCATGCACCTATGATTAGTGCATGAACGGAAACAAGGTTGAGTGGAGTGAGTAATCCAGTCACAGTGGAGTGACTGGATTACTGATCTAATCAGCTAATGCTCATGTATTTCTTTTCGAGGGTGACGACGACCCTTTAGTAAAACGTGTGTTCATGCAATTCCAAGCCCAACCTTCATTATTATGGCCAATTTGTTGAGATAGCCTTAGTGATCATTGGGAGAGGGCAGCAATATTTTTCCAATGCAGTAACTCAAACAGATCAGAGAACTCTGAACCGAGAGCGACTTGGAGAGACGACATGCTagaaggtgaggggaggaggggaggaggaggggagaggagaggaaggagacgaggggagaaaagaggagaggataggggagaaggggagaaaataggagaggagaggagaggagaggggaggggaggaggggataacataggagatgagaggacaggaggaggggaggaaagaggagagcagaggggaggaggggagaggagaggagaagagagaggacagaaggaggggagggaagagcagAGTACATAAGAGCCAAAAGACGGAGGGGGCTGGGAGGCCCGAGCGTATCGGTCAGAGCGTTCCCAGGCCACCTTCCCACCCCATAACCAGCAGGAGCCCCAAGATGGTCGCCATGGAAAAAAATGAAGCGTAGACCACCAAGCACATCCAACaaagcagatacacacacacacacacacacacacaatacacacaggtacagtataaataacatatataaCAGGGCCGTAAATATGTGAATACAACACAGCCTCACTCACGTGTGTACAATGTTGAAGGATGCTTCCCACAGGAGTTGAGTACGGACCCAAGGAAAGGTTTCGGTGCTTCAACTCTTCCACGGAGAGAGTAGATTAACACACCATGTGTCAGCATACCGTGAAAATGAACAGCACAATGATTATCTGGAGTACAGTCAATGTTGAAGTTCGCTCATTTTGCTATTTTGTGTCCACACATTGACATTGTGTAGGGATTTCTGCGTAAGCTATGTGCATAGAGCCCGGAGAGATAAGACAGAAACAGTACAAACTGTGCCGGGGCGAATCTGCTTTGAGATCATAAGCACATGTCTTCTTAGTGACAGATCACGGGGCCAGGTGGAAGCACATTATGCAATATGTTGTTCTCTTCACAGACAATAGGTGCCGATGGGGAGCTTCCCGGTCTGGCATTAACGCCAGTAAGAAGGCATGTGGCTCAGTGTGAAGTGCTCCTTCCCAACAGTGGGACCCATCAAACATCCCCTGACCCATTACACAATGTGCTAGGaccccctctgtgtctccttGGGTACACCTGTACACTgataaacacccccccccccctcacacacacacacacacacacattgaggtgATGTAGTACAAAATATGAGACTATTTGCACTAAAACATTCATTTTCACTTCTTGTGCATCATGTTATTGTGTAAACAGAAATGATTCACATTGACATTGATATTGATGACTGCTGTGAAAGACAAACCTTTTAGCTCCATCTACCCATTAGCAGTTGTAAAAGGACCCAGCTGGAAACCTTGGTTCTTGTTAAAGGTACTTCTTACCAATACAAATGGTTTTACTTTAAAATTGCCCCATCTAATATGTCCCCTTGATACATTGTTTTGTGTGAAGACAATTTCATAAATATATTACAGTATTCAGGACCAACCAGTCCATAAAGGATGTAATAAACACAATATATAACACTAACCCTAAGTAGAAGGATCATCTTGGGTTAAAACCCAAGATGCATGGGATGCATCGTGGGATATAAGAAATAACCAGCAGTAGATTTAATTCCAATGCCCTTTTATTGCACATGTATTTACATTCATGATCAGACATAAAATGGATTAGTTATAGAATTGTAATTTAAAGATATTTGAAACAGCAAATATCCCTGTCGAATATCAAACATGTAAACACCTTAACAGAAAAcctgcacacataaacacatagggAGGCTTCCTTAAAACACTGAGCCACCCCATAACCAACACCCACTTTACTCTCCTCGTTTACTCATAACAGCAAGCCCTGTTGCGTCTGAAATCACTTATGAAAGAAAAACAAGCCTTGGGATTGTGTATATTGTAGTCGCTTAAAGGATGCCCTCAGCCTAAGGGAGGGTCCACAGTGAAATACACTCATGTTGGGCCTGTAGGCCCTTTCCAAACATTAACAGGTGAAGGAGCCCTTAAATCAAACCGTGTGACGTGAACTGCCATACAAACCGTAAACACCGTTCCCCAGTAACATCCTAGCCCCCCTATTCCCTCACTGAGCCCCTTCCTTTGCTCCAGTATTCTACACACATCGATCCACTTCTCTGAGCGGTTTGAGGGGCTTCCTCTTGGAAGAGCAACATTCTCCCCCCCACTGTGTGCACGTCCACAACTTCTGGCGTCTCACTAGTCCCTGGTCGAGGGTTACCAGTGACGGCCATCAGACGTGGCTGTGTCTGTACCCCGAGCCAGCTGCTCCTCCGGGGCCGGCCTTCTACGAGGGGTGGCCTGTGAAGCGGAGCTTGGAGCCCGGCCTGTGACCCTGGGGCTCAGGGTAGATGGTTCGGAAGGTGAGGTTGATGCGTGGACCCCGGTCATGGTACTCTTTAGCCACCTGGTGCTGTTGAACGGAGAGACAGGGGCGGACATTTTTGTAGATTTAACCTCAAACCTTTGTTCACGTCCATATGGAAAAATGGAAGTCTACTCTGAAACCAGCCCGTGACACAAGTACAACCCTCTGTGATGCATCCTTCATAGAGCTGCATGAATATACGTATTGATAGGGATCTGTTGTTAGTTGTAGCTGTTGTATTGACAGAATGGGTCTTGTGTCACTGTGCAAAAAGCCTATCCGAGCAAGTTTGCAGACAGGCATTTAGACAAACATTTGAAGGGAGAAAGTTTAGAAACTCATGCCCTCAGTCAGACTCCATGCAGAATCTGGGTGGAAGTTTCCCTCCAACCTCTCCAAACGTCCACAGTGCTCTGAATGGTAACTTTGAGAAGGGCAACCAGCTGTAACCCAGCTGGATTTCCCTCAAACTCTGACTTTAAGTGTTACAACAGAAATCCACAATTACAAATAATCTAGTAATTCCATCTCCAGCTCTATATCAGCCGGTTACTGTAGCCCCACAGCCCGTAGGTTACGGCTGTTTCCAGAAGGAATGCCTGCACCAAGAGTCCTAGCAGTAGGTCACAAAGTTCTTTAGATCACTTCTTAGCAACAGAGCTAATGGAAAACATGCTGTGTTTATTGAGAAAATGTACTAATAACATTTGACTACATTTATATAACAGAAAGTCAGACTACTTTTCTCCCTAATgttaacagaaacaaattgtcTCAGAGGAGGAGTTCAAGTGCCAAGTGTAAACCCACTCAAATCCCCCgacaacacaaccacacttCTGCattgaggacagacagacccgGCTGAATATTTAACTAAACAATCAACTACCATTCAACACGTCTGGCTTTAACTTATGTCTGAACCACACTTCGTATTGGGCTGGAAATAGGAGACTTACGGCCGGATagtatttacttttttttcttgaaGGTTCCCTCAAGGTTGTTGGAGCATTTAGGAGAGCTCTCACCTAACGGTCCCCATAAAACACTGAACCTCTCTGCCTGTCTTCATTCTCACCCCGTCATGTAACACAATCTTTCCATTGCGGAACACTTCCTGCCTTCGTCCTGCTTGCTATAACTAGCAGTATGCATTCAATACACAACATTTTTATTTAGAAATATCCTCACCGTGAATATATACACTTTCTAACGTTAGGGAGGGGGATTTGCTTTTTGAAGAGAGAGCCAAAAACCATCATAAACAATAATTAATAGGAACAATACACTTTTCCATGTCAATTTGCAACAGTTGTTCATATCACATTGTTTGTGATATAAATGACTTAAAGATGCTTTTAAACGAGAATTGTCGGTTGAATGCTTTCTGCCCTGAGAGAATCCTGTTGCCTCCCATAACTGACAAGATATTACTTATTACTGTATCACTTTAATGAGATGTTCTTTGTTCAGTCATTTGTGAATAAAGAGGCTCACTGAGTTACAGGCTAGTTCCATGAACCTGGTGACGGGTTCATGTGATGGTTCAGTGCAATACACAGGGCACAGATCACCTCCAGTGGGTGGGGGTCAGACATAGCAGAGAGGGAGCTAGGGGAGCACTGTGCTGGAGGCATTTGACTTGCCATTatggggcgtggctctgtctgtaggagagaggagggggcatggctctgtctgtaggagagagaaggggcgtggctctgtctgtaggagagagagggggcgtggctccgtctgtaggagagaggagggggcatggctctgtctgtaggagagagaaggggcgtggctctgtctgtaggagagagagggggcgtggctctgtctgtaggcgAGAGGAGGGGGCATGGCTCTGTCtataggagagagaagaggcgtggctgtctgtaggagagaggagggggcgtggctctgtctataggagagagaagagggggcgtggctctgtctgtaggagagaggagggggcgtggctctgtctgtaggagagagaagagggggcgtggctctgtctgtaggagagaggagggggcgtggctctgtctgtaggagagaggagggggcgtggttctgtctgtaggagagaggagagggcgtggctctgtctataggagagagaagagggggcgtggctctgtctataggagagaggagggggcgtggctctgtctataggagaggagggggcgtggctctgtctataggagaggagggggcgtggctctgtctataggagagagaagagggggcgtggctctgtctataggagagagaagagggggcgtggctctgtctataggagagaggagggggcgtggctctgtctataggagagagaagagggggcgtggctctgtctgtaggagagagaagagggggcgtggctctgtctataggagagagaagagggggtgtGTGGTTCTGTCTTGATGATCAGATCTAGAACAAAATGCCCACAAAACCTGAACTGGTTTATTTGACCATAAAGACATGTTTCAGATAAGAGATaaacatttgtttatttataaaaaaacgtAACAATTTGTAGGGTCTGTATTTCCCCCTAACTAGTGTTCAcaatatagggattattaatgggGGCCTATTTTAAGACTAAGAATGTAAGAGAAGTAatccatggtgtgtgtgtgtgtgtgtgtgtgcgtgtttgtgtattttgaaGTTGTAGAAGCAGAGTCAATTGACAATATGGCTGACTGCCATTTGAGTGAGGGCAGATTGAAAATGCTCCAAATGTAAATCATGTGGTCCACAACTGAACCCCAACTGAAATGCATTCTCTGGCAAACTTTAATAACAATCTGTCAACTATGTTGCTGTTTAAAATCTCTGTTGCATGCTTGGTACTAACAAAGCAACTGGCAAAAACTGCTTCCTGGCAGAAGTAATGTCTTGAATAACCTTCAACATAATAATCTATACCATTTTGTCCATGTAACTAAAATAGCACTGTGATAGAGAACTCATGTGTAAAAGCCTATGTTTTGGCCGATCTCCGCTAACCAATTGGACCAGTGGGAACTCTCTACTCTGCTCAAACTCAAGTTGCGTTCTTTCGTGACGTTGAAGTGCCTTGGGAGGAGCCCTCTCAGGGCAGCGGTTGATGCTGACGGCTGCATCCAATAGAGGCTAAAGCTTCCTGGACGCCTACAGATTAAGgcctttgtttgtttgagtgtatgggtgtgtggAGCACAAATCTGGACATCGGTTGACTTTAATGTCCGCGTCAAAgggagggttaagcttcttCTAAACATATCGAATAATGCTTCGGTCTGTGGCGCACTTCATCTATAACAGCGCTCCATACTTAAAATGATGGTACTAGCTTAAAAGGTTTGGCATGGGTTGTGAACATGTGTGACCTTGTGACCTAATGCATTGATGACGGATTAGGTCACCGATAACACCATGTAATGCACTATAAACATAGAGTTGAGATTAGCCACATTGTTGCCGGATTGTACCTGCCAGTCATCCTGTGTGGCGCCGTCCATCACGAGCAATGATCCATGGCCCAGAGGGACCCGAACCCTCTCCACATAGGTATAGTCGCCGTTCTCTTCCtggagcgcacacgcacacgcgcgcgcacacacacacacacacacacacacacacacacacacacacacacacacacacacacacacacacacacacacacacacacacacacacacacacacacacacacacacacacacacacacacaatatagaaTAAGCGACGGTCCTTCTTCTATTCGGATTCCCTATTTGGCATAAAAGTATCACGTTGTCACAGGCACCCACACCTACTCTTCttcatttcatgaataaatacaagCGCACAAACAGGTATTATCAATTGATAAACCAAGATCATCGATTGCCCCATCTGGTAAAAAGTGCTGGGTAGGCCCCGTTCCACTTTTAATATAAACATCCCATACAAATCTATTCAATGCGCGAACAGTACAAACGGAGATGAAGGAGCACGGACACCGCCCAGAGCGGGCCCCCTCTCACCGGCGGGGGCTGTTTGCGCAGGCTGAACAACCGGGTGTCTCCCAGGCTGAGGGAGGCGATGGTGGGGGCGGGCCCAAGGGAGGCCTCGTCGTCGCTGTGCCAGCCAATGCTGTCCTTGCCGTCGCGGTACAGGTTACACAGCAGGGAGTTGAAGCTGCTGCCGTCGCCGCACGCCTCCTGCACCTTCTCCCGCAGGCTCAGCAGCAAAGGGCTCCACTGGGTGAGGGAGTGAGCCGTGagcgagaggaggaagagggaataGGTACGGCACATCATTCAAGAGATGCTTGTCTGCGTTCCACCTGTGTGTTGGCCGCCATTGTTGAGTTTGCATAGGTGTAGGGCAACTCTCCGAACCAGCAGGTTAACCGAGGCTCCTCGTAGCCATCACCTgaaaccacccacacacacacacacacacacacacacacacacacacacacacacacacacacacacacacacacacacacacacacacacacacacacacacacacacacacacacacacacacatttgaattgTCTGTGCTTTCATTCATCTGCAGCAGACTTGCAATCTTTAGCTGCATGATGAAAGCGGGCCTAAAGTCTGAGCATTGTGCTTACTTTGAAACACGGATTAATTTTGGCTCTTATCATTACACGCTGGTCAACATCCAATGACGACAACCTGatttcagctctctctctctcgctctccttctttGGTCTTGTTGGCCTTATATgtgtctatctttctctctgggAAAAGCTTGACCTCTTCCAAGAACCAGTGTCTGCTCTGCCAGTTCATAATGCTGTGATGTCTGGGACAGGGCCTGAGGTGGTAGGCTAACAGCTTGTTGTGAGGATCTCAATAACCCATTAGGAAAGGCTTAACTCTTGCCATGAAGAACAGATAACATCAGAAAATAGAGATTGTTATTTTGTTGGAAAATGTTAGTCATCATTTTTACAAAGGGAAAAGAATAGAGaagatacatttatatatttttacttgtgtttatatattatttcatgcaataaatgttttatattgATTTGGTTTATTAGTTTATGTAAATGTGGTTTCAAACCTTGTCTATAGTTGGTTTTCTGGGACCAGGGCAGCTCTTCTAACAGCTTACTGAAGATCCAGTCAGCCTCCTTCTGTTTCAGAAACCAAGGAACCAGACACAGTcttcccacacacgcacatgcacacaaagagacGATGGAATCAGTCGTTAAAGTTATTTCAAATACCCTTTTACTGGCAGTGGCCAGTAAAGCGGTCTTGAAAAACAAGCTGTTGACTGCTACCGTAAGGATGAAAATAACTTTGGTTGCAGGATTCTAAACCTTATCAAGTCAAACTTCTTGGTAGATGAGAAAGTAAACTGACAACCCAACTGACTTTGTTCAGCTATGTATTGAgagaataaatacaaaatatgcaTAATATTTGGAGATGGTTCAAGAGATGAGGTCTAAACTTGAGACAACAAACTATGACTGAGGTTACGATCCCTAGGGTAGATGTACTGTTAAAAAATATAAGCAACGATGCTCACATGTCTGTTCATTTCAGATGCCCGCTACAGACATAGTAGTAACACTGCTGAGTGTACTTTTGCAGTCCCCGTTGTATGTAGTACtaaacaacaaatacaacagGGACTACAGGCTGTGGCAATGGACATAGCTTAATAAAAAAGGGAtgactgccatctagtggaatAACCTCAACTATTACAACAAAGGTGACAATAACAGGATGAAGCCAGATGCTTTTCATCTGCTTCCTCTTCattgccatcatcatcatcatcatcctcaccatcATTATAACCACCATGCTTTCAGTTAGGTAGAAGACAATTTGTATATAACTTTGTTTAATTAAATTTAGAAATGTTGCTATCCTTAATAATCTTggaaatgttgtgtttcttggGACGACTTTGGCAAGTCCATGTTCTCTGCAGGTCTGTGGGGAACACTGCCCTTACCTGGAGACACCTGAGGGTCCATTGCTAATGACATGATCACCGGCAAGTCTGTGTGCAGAAATAACACGTTTATCAACAGTAAATTAATATGTCAATGAATATTAAAGTTTAGGCTGAGCATCTGTAAAGTAGTAACATCTGACTCTTACTCTATCAGCTTCTCAGCAGGAGCTTTTCTGACTGTCTAAGACCAGGAAAGGGAAGGAAAGGAAAACATTTCCTGTGAAATAGAGACATAAACCAATTGTATTTCGTCTCCTTTTGAATGTATCTTCTACCTCGGTAGGCTGTTGAAAGTCAAACGCTTTTTGCTCCGATCCAATCCCCCAAGACGCAGTCGAGTTTACATTTCTGGTTGGCAGGTTGTTGGATACAGCTCCTGCTGTGAAATACATATTAAATAGGTCCAGGATTGTTTCACAGTTGGTATGTAGTCAAAAGCCCCAACAACATAGTGCAGTCTATGAACCTACCTGCTACTCTTGGTTGTTTGGGTACCTGTTTGGCCCAGGACCCCTGGACTCTGGCACGCTGGCGCTTATCAGACATCACATCTATAGAGGTCGGACGTTGGCAGATAGACATGAACTATATATAGTGTAGCTAGCATTGCTTGCTTTAATTACGTCAGGTTGATCAATCTAACAGAATAAATGCAACAAGACACGCTATGCTTAAATGCGTTTGAATTTGTCAGAGGAAAACCTCGAATATAAGCAACTTTCATAATAAGCACAGCTGGGTAACATGTTACATCTGATCCCTACTCCCTagctcttattttatttaaaaaaaaaagattacaaaCGTCACTGCTTTGTTAGCACTAGACTATCATTGATAAGGTTTTGAATTACGGTTTACCAACCTGCCGGCTTAATAAAAGAAAGTGCGGTTTCTTGAGATTGTGTTGACTTGGGACACGGTTTTGCTGGTTTGCTAGTGTAACACGTGTTACAAGAAAATAACTCCGACCCGGAACTACGATTTGGAGCATGGTTCCTGTTCATAGAATTTTGCTattcaaataataaattgaTATTCGAAACGTGTTAAAAGTACAAAAGTTTATTCAGTTTAAAGTCAAAATTATTAACATTAACA
This genomic stretch from Gadus chalcogrammus isolate NIFS_2021 chromosome 9, NIFS_Gcha_1.0, whole genome shotgun sequence harbors:
- the alkbh3 gene encoding alpha-ketoglutarate-dependent dioxygenase alkB homolog 3 isoform X1, giving the protein MSDKRQRARVQGSWAKQVPKQPRVAAGAVSNNLPTRNVNSTASWGIGSEQKAFDFQQPTETVRKAPAEKLIELAGDHVISNGPSGVSRLCLVPWFLKQKEADWIFSKLLEELPWSQKTNYRQGDGYEEPRLTCWFGELPYTYANSTMAANTQWSPLLLSLREKVQEACGDGSSFNSLLCNLYRDGKDSIGWHSDDEASLGPAPTIASLSLGDTRLFSLRKQPPPEENGDYTYVERVRVPLGHGSLLVMDGATQDDWQHQVAKEYHDRGPRINLTFRTIYPEPQGHRPGSKLRFTGHPS
- the alkbh3 gene encoding alpha-ketoglutarate-dependent dioxygenase alkB homolog 3 isoform X2; the protein is MSDKRQRARVQGSWAKQVPKQPRVAGAVSNNLPTRNVNSTASWGIGSEQKAFDFQQPTETVRKAPAEKLIELAGDHVISNGPSGVSRLCLVPWFLKQKEADWIFSKLLEELPWSQKTNYRQGDGYEEPRLTCWFGELPYTYANSTMAANTQWSPLLLSLREKVQEACGDGSSFNSLLCNLYRDGKDSIGWHSDDEASLGPAPTIASLSLGDTRLFSLRKQPPPEENGDYTYVERVRVPLGHGSLLVMDGATQDDWQHQVAKEYHDRGPRINLTFRTIYPEPQGHRPGSKLRFTGHPS